The sequence below is a genomic window from Mycobacteriales bacterium.
CCGCTCCTTGATCTCGTTGGTGATGTGCGGGATCACCTGAACGGTGTCACCGAGGTACTCGCCGCGCCGCTCCTTTGCGATGACCTCGGAGTAGACCTTGCCGGTTGTCACGTTGGCGGTGCCGTAGAGCTCCTCGTCGAGAAAGCGCTCGTAGTGGCCGATGTCGAGGTCGGTTTCGGCACCGTCCTCGGTGACGAAGACCTCGCCGTGCTGAAAGGGGTTCATCGTGCCCGGGTCGACGTTGAGGTAGGGGTCGAGCTTCTGCATCGTGACCCGCAGCCCGCGGGACTTCAGCAGCCGACCGAGGCTCGAAGCCGTGAGGCCCTTGCCGAGGCTCGAAGCAACGCCTCCGGTGACGAAGACGTGTCGTACGGCGACGTTCGACGCACTGGCCGACCGAGCCACATGCCCTCCCGTGGTCTCAAGCGCCGCGCAGCATCATGACGTATTCGGTCGGTCTCGACCGGTCATGAAGGATGGTGAGGACTCATCTCGCGGCAGCAACCCACGGGAGTCCACGGTAACACCGCGCAACGATCGGCGGCACCGCCACTCCGGGCGAGTCGGGCCGGATCCGCGACGTGCCTTCAGCGCAGGCTGATGCGGTCGAGCAGGTCGGCGTAGTTCGCGACCAGCTGGTCGAGGGCCCCTTCGCGATCGGGCCAGCGCCGGGCCTTGGCGATCCCTGCCGCGATCAGGTTCTGGCGCCGCTCGTCATCGGCGATGATCGACTCGACGGCGTTGCGCAAAGCCCCGGCGTCCCCCACCGGGACGATCACCGCCGCGCCACGCACCAGCCCACCCAGGCCCCCGACATCGGTGGTGACGAGCGGCACGCCGGCCCGCAGCGCCTCCTGGGCGACCAGCGCACGGGCCTCCCATTCACTCGGTAGCGCGACGACGTCCGCGACCGCGAGCAGGTCGGCGACATCGGTGCGGTAGCCGAGCAGCCGCACCGGCGCGCCACTGGCGGCGATGCGGCGTTCGAGATCGGCCCGCCCGGGCCCTTCGCCGGCGATCACGACGACCGGCGAGCGCTCGCCGGACCACGATGCGGCCGCGTCGACCAGCACATCCCAGCGCTTCTGCCGATGCAGCCGCCCGATCCCGAGCACGACGGGACGGGTCCCGACGCCGAGCTCGCTGCGCAGCTGCAGGGGGTCCTTCGTGGCTGGCGAGAGCGCGGGCGCGGTCACGAATGCGCTGCGGACCAACGTCGCGCCGGCCGCTCGCGCCGCATCACCGAGGTCGGAGGACGCGACCAGGGTGAGGTCGGTGGAGCGAGCGACGTAGCGGGCCAGCGCACGGTGCATCGCGCGTCGCAGCGCGCCACCCTGGCCGGCGTTGTGCCACGTGACGACGAGCGGGGTGTCGCCGCCGAAGCCGACGGCTTGCGCGCCGGCTCGAAGGCCGTGCGCGTGAACCAGGTCCGCTTCCCGGGCAGCGGACCGCAGCGCGCGACGGGTGGCGGCGAGCGGTCCGGGCCTCGAGCTCCCCACCGGCGCTTCCACGACGGTGACGTCGAGCCCCCCGAGATCGAGCCTGGCGATCGTCGCCGACGGCGCGCACACGACCACCCGGAGCCCGCGGGCGGGCAGGCCGTCGGCCAGGTCACGAACGTGCCGGCGGATCCCGCCGGTGACGTCGGCGACCACCAGCAGCACCGACCGGCCGGACGGCATCGGCTCCGCGATGTGCTCAGGCACGCCGCAATCCCGCCCGGGCGGCGATCATCCGCAGGGTGGGTCGGTCGATCACGGCCACGACCAGAGCATGGACGGCCAGCGCGATCGCCGCCACGCCGATGATGACCGCGAGGTCGCCCGCGACTCCCTTGACCGGCGCCGCCCTGGCCAGCAGCACGCCGCCGCCGGCACCCGCCAGCCCGCCGGCCACAGCCGCGGTCGCCGCCTTCGCCAACCCCGACAGCGCCGCCGAGCCCGCCGAGCGGCGCAGCGCGAGGAGCAACCAGAGCCCGCTGACCGTCACGCCGACCGTCGTACCGATGCCGACCGCAGCGACGGTCCAGCCCGGTGGCATCGCCTCGGCGAGCGCGATGTCCACCACGACCGCGACCAACCAGCCACCCAGCACCGCGGTTGCCGGAGTGCGGGCGTTCCCCTGAGCGTAGAGCGCGCGCGACATCAGAGCGACCAAGGCATAGCCGAGCAGGCCGGGGGCGAACGTGGCGAGACCACGGGCGAGGATGGTCGGCGCCACGTGGCCGGGGGCGTCAAGGACGACGACGCGCGCGACCGGTCCCGCCGCCGCGCCCATGACCGCTGCCGTGGCCGCGACCACTACAAGCATCGCGCGGGCGGTTCGGGCGGCGGTCGAGGTGTAGGCGGCACGATCTCCGCTCTGCCAGGTTGCGGTCAGTCCCGGGAACGCGCTCGTCGCCAACGGCACGGCCGCAACCGCCCACGGCACCGTGAACACCGTCCAGGCGAGGTTGTAGAGCACGACGCTTCCGTCGACTCCGCGGGAGTTGGTGAGGCGGAGCACGACGGCGGTCGCGAGATCCGAGCTGCCGACGACGACCGCGCCCGACAGGGCCATCGCGCGGATGGTGGCGCCGACACCCGGCGGGAAGCGGTACGTCGGCCGCAGCCGGATGCCGAGCCGCACGGCCGGAACCACCAACGTGAGGAGGAGCGCGGCGACACCGAGCGTCGTACCCAAAGAAAGGATCAGCTCGTGCCCGCGGGTCAGGGTGGCGAGCCTGGTCTCCTCGTGCGCCGCGACCGCGCCGAAGACGACGTACGCCGCGATGACGACGAGACTCGAGACCAGCGGACCCAGCGCCGGGCCGACGAAGCGGCGGTGCGCCTGCAGTACACCGATGAGGACGACCGCTGCGCCGTAGAGCACGACCTGCGGCATGAACACCGCCAGCATGCGGGCGCCGATCGCCACCTCGCTGTTCGCCGTACAGCCGTGATGGCCGTGCCCGACGAGCACGCGAACCAGGGGGTGGGTAAGCAGCAGGCCGACCACCATGATCGGCACCAGGATCGAGACCGCCCAGGTGAGCAGGGCGGAGGTCGTGCGGTCGACGACGTCGCGAGCGCCGGCGGCTGCAGGCCCCGCAAGCACCGGTACGACGAGGCTGGACAGTGCCCCGCCGGCGACGATGTCGAAGATGATGTTCGGCACCGTGTTGGCCGTGACGTAGGTGTCACCGAGACAGCTCGGACCGACGATCCGGGCGAACACGACGACCCGCGCGAAGCCGGCCAGCCGCGCGGCGGTCGTGACGGCGGCGATGACCAACGCGGCCCGCGCGATCCCGGGCGCGGCAGACGTCT
It includes:
- a CDS encoding lipid II flippase MurJ, which produces MSAPTAHPETSAAPGIARAALVIAAVTTAARLAGFARVVVFARIVGPSCLGDTYVTANTVPNIIFDIVAGGALSSLVVPVLAGPAAAGARDVVDRTTSALLTWAVSILVPIMVVGLLLTHPLVRVLVGHGHHGCTANSEVAIGARMLAVFMPQVVLYGAAVVLIGVLQAHRRFVGPALGPLVSSLVVIAAYVVFGAVAAHEETRLATLTRGHELILSLGTTLGVAALLLTLVVPAVRLGIRLRPTYRFPPGVGATIRAMALSGAVVVGSSDLATAVVLRLTNSRGVDGSVVLYNLAWTVFTVPWAVAAVPLATSAFPGLTATWQSGDRAAYTSTAARTARAMLVVVAATAAVMGAAAGPVARVVVLDAPGHVAPTILARGLATFAPGLLGYALVALMSRALYAQGNARTPATAVLGGWLVAVVVDIALAEAMPPGWTVAAVGIGTTVGVTVSGLWLLLALRRSAGSAALSGLAKAATAAVAGGLAGAGGGVLLARAAPVKGVAGDLAVIIGVAAIALAVHALVVAVIDRPTLRMIAARAGLRRA
- a CDS encoding glycosyltransferase family 4 protein, which encodes MPEHIAEPMPSGRSVLLVVADVTGGIRRHVRDLADGLPARGLRVVVCAPSATIARLDLGGLDVTVVEAPVGSSRPGPLAATRRALRSAAREADLVHAHGLRAGAQAVGFGGDTPLVVTWHNAGQGGALRRAMHRALARYVARSTDLTLVASSDLGDAARAAGATLVRSAFVTAPALSPATKDPLQLRSELGVGTRPVVLGIGRLHRQKRWDVLVDAAASWSGERSPVVVIAGEGPGRADLERRIAASGAPVRLLGYRTDVADLLAVADVVALPSEWEARALVAQEALRAGVPLVTTDVGGLGGLVRGAAVIVPVGDAGALRNAVESIIADDERRQNLIAAGIAKARRWPDREGALDQLVANYADLLDRISLR